The Lactuca sativa cultivar Salinas chromosome 2, Lsat_Salinas_v11, whole genome shotgun sequence genome includes the window gaactgagggatcaaggtagatctagacatatcgacagaaaatatcactttattagacatcgtgtagaagaaggacaactcgtagtgaagaggatatcatcagaagataacccagcagatccgcttacgaagggactgagcagggttaggcacttgcagcatgctaggagtattgggctgaaggatgatattagcatagattagatagtagtagaaacgtgtaatagataaatgtaattaacatttgatgattaaataaaggagttttatttatgagtaatgttactatcttatgttgattgtttaactattatttcattttgcatgttttgacttccagaataattgaatttgttAAGAATAagcgaattattcaaattgtccacaatcgttcatatgttggaagtagatatgaatgaagattgtcgtgaattggtgcgtagattgtctaaatggtattagacatagcaaaagattgttgcgacgttcatgagtgcttatgaactggttttgagcattggaacaaacccgtgcttgctggaatcaccttgtggaatatgatataaaaagggtgatcgcaagacgataatatcatatagtcttaaaacctagatatatggtttgttatatgttaattggttgtacattgataatgcaaaaaacgcatcaataacgcggtgttataaaacacattgttgtgtatagttgattaatgaataagtaaatgcatataagtcgaagtttatctgtaacttttatcctaagaaggtaaaagtgatatctcggccgctcgatgatttgatttgacttatgtgtcgggcccggtcagaactgaattgatgtgttcgattaagttctatgtcaaataaatcggagatcgagaaacctaaatgctagattaatcattccatagaattgtcagcatgatatctaacagaggactgtaccatcccttatctaaaggacaagattgattagatcagagtttaacaacgtctttgagagctacgattgcagatcgaattgtacttgtgcatatagttactagacttatccaaatgggagactgttggaatagtgtctaaggctgcaactatattaagcaagtatttgacccgattgtgcatggtccttttgggttgccttcaccatagcaacttgataggatgatttattatgagagagtaaatattattaatatattatgagaataataatattgttatttgattaatataagtcataaattaattatatgagaatagttttattaaaatttcatataaAGAAATCAAAGGAAGATATAAAAACCATCGAGGCAAAGAAGCTTCACCATCTTTTGTGATATACTTAATTTAAGATACCctcttaaatttatttatttttaataaattgaaCAATTTTTTTATCATTAGTTGCCTTACAAACGTTTTTCAGGGACTAAAGAACCGGTGGTGATTTAAAACCGCaaataaaaactgtatcatatctatgCGGTTAAAAAAATCAAACCACTAGCCACATAAAATTGAACCgcatataaaaaccgaaaaactgCACCACTCGGTTTCTTGGTTGGAATATGATTGCCATGCACCCCTATAGAACCAAGATTAAAGGATTGCTTAATTAAGTTGATAAAGGAATATCAAACACAGCACAAACTCAACCGGTATATTTTATTACGTGACAAATGGTCAAATATGTTAACATTTATTGGGAAACATGTAAAATTACGTAAAGATAAACGGTGTAACCACAGAAACTCCaacatcatggttgttttgctaACCGAAGATCTTGGTGATAAAAAAACAAAGGCACACGATAAAAACATACAATAAAGTTTTACTGATATTCAGGGATTCATAGTTCATGCATAGTACTGGTTGTTACGAAGACTGCTTTTAGTAATTCCACaaatttcctccaccagaataATATGTTCCATCGTCTGGCGGATTAGAATCGATCCTCGGTGGACTAAGGAGCATTCCCTCCGCCATATCTGACAACAGACTTGGCATGCCAACCACTGCTTCATCATCCACATACATACCAGGTCCAGCTGGAGGAGCTGTATTTGTACCACCCACCGTCATGCTTCCGCCACCATACTCATACGCCGGTGATCGAGCGGCAGCTGCTCTTGCAGCTGCGGCACGGATGTCATCGGCAGTAGGACACTCGGGAAGCGTATTTTCGAGAATAGATTCTGGAAAGTTTAGGACTGCATACTTACCTTTGATTGCCAATGCAGCCACGTCGTAAGCAGCAGCAGCCATCTCTGGTGTCGGATACGAACCAAGCCATATGCGACTGGACTTGTTTTCACGAATTTCAGAAACCCATTTCCCAGCTCGCAATCGGATTCCATGGTAAACTGGGGAGGAGCCACCTGCTGCTGCGGTGGATTGAGAAGCTGTTTGATCATTTTGGGGTAGCTGAAAAGCTGAGGAATTGCGACGCCGGTTAGCCATGCAATCTTATGGATGGGTGTACGCTTGGGTAGTTAGTTATGTTGGTGGTCCATTGTTAGGTGGATACGGTTTTTATAGGCAAGACAAAATATTCCGATAGCATAAAGTTTCTTAAAATATACTATCAAGTAGCCTGTAGCCCCTCGATTATATGAAGTCAATATATTTCGACTATATGAAGTTGAGAAGGAGTCACTATCTGCTGTGGATTTGGAAGCACCATTTCAAGGGAATatgaagaaagaaaaagaaaaaaagaagaagaaaaaggaatTGCGGCGCCGAACGTGGAGAAATCGCGGATGCCAAGTGTGCACTTGTGGCTATAAAGAATATTCCAAAAAGGCAGGAGTCCCATAAAACAAAATAGGTATTTTTTCGTAGAACCATTTATCTTTATAAATTTACATATTCCCTTAATTATTTATGTTGTTTCATAAACTGTGTGTTATGGGATTCACGTACCATTTGGGGTGGTGAGGTACAGTAATAAGTGAGTCGGTAGGTGAGGTCCCACAGAAATCTAACCCGACGTGACTAAGCCCCCTTTTTTTTGTCCACATTAATATATTTCCTTTTTACTTGTTTcaaaataatagcatataaaatataaataattttttttattaaaatacttCTCATTATTAATTAACTTATAATGaaaataatacaataaaataatGGAATTAAATACAACATAAATACTAATTGTCAATTAAAAAAACTAATGGTAATTAATATTTCTTTAATTTGTATATTTTTTGTCTGTAAACAATAGTTTTGAAATGgagaaaatattatatatatatatatatatatatatatatatatatatatatatatatatatatatatatatatatatatatatatatgcgtgtgtgtatgtgtgtgagatCATATAAGAAATCAAAATTTAATAGAATCGCGAGGAGACATCTTGACCATATATTAATTAATTTGGATGGTTAAGATTATAAGAGAAGAAAAATATCAAAACTAAAAACTTTAGGGATTGTTATGTACATTTAAAAAATTGGAGAGATTGGTAGAGAAATAATGATGGAAATTGGGTTGAATGGAGCGTTTCGCCTTTCACtcatttttcattttaattttcaTCTTTGCCCTTTTGTTCCTGTTTCCCTTTCATGTTTGTACTTGGTCTCTTTGTAGCTTCTTGCTATGAGAGTGCCCATTTTAATGAtatttgctttttctaaaaaataTCTTGTCATTGCAACAAAATGAACGCGTCATACCCAAATTCGAGTCGTTGAATCGTCGCACCCCCACAACTTATGACACATGTTACTCTCTAGGTCGAGTTTTTTAGTTTCCACCCATTTAATAATTAGACTATAAATTTTTTtcctttgaaaaaaaatatatgaaaaaacgAAATCTTATACAAAATggacaaaattataaaattttgaaaaaaataatatttttttatatttataaaataggCCAAAAAAAATATTctccaaaaattataaaaatctaAGGAATATTTATACCCACTATTTTAATgactttgtaaaaagaatttttaataaataaggtgttttagataccaaacttgattttaaaatatattttttttaaatgttgaacataatatgatccaaatagagatgatttttataatttaaaaatattATGATTCAATACGTTTATGATCCTTAATTTGTTAtaatctaaaaatattttgattcaaatattttatgaccattaattattatatattttatgattcaaatCAATTGATTCAAAACATATAATGCTCAAAATGTTGTATTGAACAAAACTTTATTTAATTCAATATATTATTATCAAAAATCATATGATTCATAAATGATATGATCCAAATTGCTATGATTCAAAATGATATGATCCaaaaaaatttaattcaaaatgatATGATCCAAATTTTCATGATCTAAATTAACCTGATCCAAAAATGTATGTTGTATAATATCGTTATGATTTGGAACTTTTATAATGGTTAAAATCACAAACTCTAACCGatatttaattgaaaaattaaaaagaaaagaaaaaagaaacgaaaaaaatagaaaaactgaaaaatcgagtatatattgatcaaaaaaagttttttaataaacaatttaaaaagaatataaaaacaaaaaaacaacgaTAGTGATGCTGCCATTCGAAATCAACAAGCCTCCATCTACAATCCTGAGCAACGAATCAGTCAACTCTCAAGGCAATTCAACGATCGATTACCATGATCTCTTGCAAGCAACACGGAACAAAATCCAAAGGCGCTTGTCAAGGCCATCACAACCAGGAGTGGTAAAATTATCACCTCTTAGTTCCTTTTATCTACTGATAAATCTAGTGAAGTGCAAGGAACAGAAAAAGAAAACGAAAAGGAAGCAATTGAACAACAGCCACGGCGTGGTGAGGATGCCATAGCGTGACCAGTTGCTGATAAGAAAAATGAGACTCCTGTGAAAGGCTATCAATCATCGTTGCCATTCCCAAGTTGAGCAAAGTTGGATAAACAAGCAGAAGACTAAGAAATTTCTGGAGCACATTACAGCCCTACAAATCAACATACATTTTATTGAAACATTGGCTCAAATGCAAAAATATGCAAATTTTTGAAGGATTTGCTCATGAATCGAAAAAAGATAGATGAGGCTTATAATGTGGTGCTAAATGAAAATTGCTCACCCGTTATGCTCAACAAGCTTCCAAAAAAGATGGGGGATCCGAGAAGTTTAACACTTCCATGCTAATTCGGAAATTTAGCTACAAGTCACGCCATCGCCGATTCAGGTGCTAGTGTGAATCTTATGCACtactctttctttaagaaatTAAATCTTCCGGAGCCAATGCCAATTCGCATGGCAATTCACCTTGAAAACAAGACGGTGACTTTTCCAAGAGGTATATGTGAGGACTTATTGGTTAGAACTAACAATTTTGTTTTTTCTATAGATTTTCTTGTTTTAGATATGGAAGAAGACAACCAAGTCCTGATCATTCTTGGAAGACCTTACCTAAGCACCATACGGGCCTTAGTGGATATTAGAGAGTCGAAGCTTACTCTTCGTGTAAGAGAAGATGCCATTACCTTTGGGATTGATAGGGCAATGAAGCATTCAAATATAAGTGATGACTTAGTTTTCTCAGTGGACATGTTCGATACATTGTCGGAAAAAGAATTAGAATGGTGGAAAGAAAATGAATCAGAAGGGTTCATGACTTTAaaggaaagtgaatttgatgttGAATGTAATTTAGCAGAACCGGAGAGACTTCTAGAGGAAAGCGAGTTTGAAGAagcaaaaaaaaattgaagaCTCACCACAACGTGGCCGATAGGAAATGCACGATCATACGTAAATATAGTGAACACCACGACGTCGTATAGTGGCCAAGCCATGGCACCTAAACAGGGGCCGAAATTGGAGTTGAAAACCTTTCCCAAACATCTGGCGTATGTATTTATGGAAGAGAATGAGCAAAAGCCTATTATAATAGTAGTTGATTTAGAGCTAAAGGAAAATGAGAGTTTGGTGGAGGTTTTGAAAATACGGAAAAAGGCTATTGCTTGGAAAATCACCGACATCAAATGAATTAGTCCCTCGTATTGCTCGCATAAGATTAATCTGGAAGAAGGGGCCAAACCAATAG containing:
- the LOC111903272 gene encoding ethylene-responsive transcription factor ERF026 — translated: MANRRRNSSAFQLPQNDQTASQSTAAAGGSSPVYHGIRLRAGKWVSEIRENKSSRIWLGSYPTPEMAAAAYDVAALAIKGKYAVLNFPESILENTLPECPTADDIRAAAARAAAARSPAYEYGGGSMTVGGTNTAPPAGPGMYVDDEAVVGMPSLLSDMAEGMLLSPPRIDSNPPDDGTYYSGGGNLWNY